From Pangasianodon hypophthalmus isolate fPanHyp1 chromosome 30, fPanHyp1.pri, whole genome shotgun sequence, a single genomic window includes:
- the senp6a gene encoding sentrin-specific protease 6 isoform X3, which translates to MHHYFPALDRSEASRDGGFKQSWSFSLSADREEERRNDPSLVTMDQVGGRQELSPEGVKQAPPLRHFDPLEPMKTYERRPNHFKSLNRMGTGKPSEAPHAMAISPLPNRTNYLIMSPAPSQGVVVQGRLFQHTHLPSSVRKPVQSNLDLKERSDFTTQRAELDKIILTCPEISDSDTLNIKRCVQPKRRPMFESIGTAESLQPDEYFTVCGKCGQRSEDHTKCESCGNPLPAEVPLLPAVPSSPAPRVPVRSLPSPGSPSITQLSKSFYGATSGGRSTQAETAMNPPARITRGGLLLPHNGAKPTMGKRQPLAKQHELNDPIVLSSDEDDEADSSSTGSVNRLDSVSPRPADSAHSSPAPSSGRVEAAVKEVAEHEEQACEFFTDMDQRSMVPRRNRLKDSQFRNALCEDPSPSKKRKLGQMPKLESIILECRSVRIGTLRRMVTKPVIFTVEYIQLETEGQEIDVLEKVRLRSSELTSCEWCSVRKLPVLFFQTSDSECQRLRTQLQMSQESGGLWYDCSGENLDEKYIVLIFENGLSMQEQMILEDILVEIGRNNKLTRFPARLTFDEANVRLVQYNKASKEKEKAKAQKAKLVSSPTTSATTVTTVNVSVTTATATAATASTVTATPAASTETTVQTRFSTPLHGIYDEDDDEDMAELQPTFTGPIIKLIVYPPPPAKGGISVTNEDLHCLNDGEFLNDVIIDFYLKYLFMEKLKKEDAGRSHVFSSFFYKRLNQRERRSAPDTTNLPIQKRKHNRVKTWTRHVDLFQKDFIFVPINESAHWYLAVICFPGLEGPCMEPNPQYQPQTQSQAQASSPSELGSSVLSEGGTEEPSPHTEPLSFNPEEGNTEAEGQDVSHSSIPSCPHRPQEHSCTHSQRVNGQVQSHYTDGLQRISVCYSSEDPGTFSDDQSSSHDECSEDGALAEDTATSESMEWASRPTICKQPCILIMDSLRGPARSTVVKTLREYLEVEWEVRKGTQRSFGKDLMKGSSPRVPQQDNFSDCGVYVLQYVESFFENPVPSFHLPMNLLDWFPQQRMKTKREEIKELILKIQSKQLLDRENSGQDLDVGEVCEDLDVGDALESADLIPPISS; encoded by the exons ATGCACCACTATTTCCCAG CTCTCGATAGATCAGAAGCCAGCAGAGATGGAGGGTTCAAGCAGAGCTGGAGTTTTTCCCTCTCCGCTGACCgtgaagaggagaggaggaacgA TCCTTCCCTGGTGACCATGGATCAAGTGGGCGGGCGTCAGGAACTTTCCCCTGAAGGGGTGAAG cagGCGCCCCCTCTGAGGCACTTTGACCCCTTGGAGCCTATGAAGACGTACGAACGGCGGCCAAATCATTTCAAGTCCCTGAACAGAATGGGAACAGGCAAGCCCAG TGAAGCCCCGCACGCAATGGCCATTTCTCCACTACCCAACAGAAccaattatttaattatgagTCCAGCGCCATCTCAAGGAGTGGTAGTTCAAGGAAGGCTGTTTCAACACACTCATCTCCCCTCTTCTGTCAGAAAGCCAGTCCAAAG CAACCTTGACTTGAAAGAAAG ATCCGACTTCACCACCCAAAGAGCAGAGCTAGACAAAATCATTCTCACCTGCCCAGAGATTTCAG ACTCGGATACTCTGAACATAAAGAGATGCGTCCAGCCGAAGAGGCGGCCGATGTTTGAAAGCATCGGCACAGCAGAG TCACTGCAGCCAGACGAGTACTTCACTGTGTGCGGAAAGTGTGGCCAGCGAAGCGAAGACCACACGAAGTGTGAAAGCTGCGGGAACCCACTGCCTGCTGAAGTGCCCCTTCTGCCTGCTGTCCCGTCCTCACCTGCCCCTCGAGTGCCTGTACGCTCCCTTCCCTCTCCCGGCTCTCCCAGCATCACTCAGCTCAGCAAGAGCTTCTACGGCGCGACGTCTGGGGGGCGCTCTACCCAAGCTGAAACGGCTATGAACCCACCGGCACGCATTACCCGTGGGGGTCTGTTGCTCCCACACAATGGCGCCAAGCCGACCATGGGAAAGAGGCAGCCTCTGGCCAAGCAGCATGAACTCAATGACCCCA TTGTACTGTCCAGTGATGAAGATGACGAGGCTGACAGTTCTAGCACGGGCAGCGTCAACCGGTTGGACAGCGTCTCTCCGAGGCCTGCTGACTCCGCCCACTCCTCCCCAGCGCCTTCCAGTGGGAGAGTGGAAGCGGCCGTTAAAGAAGTCGCAGAACACGAAGAGCAGGCTTGTGAATTTTTCACTGACATGGACCAGAGGAGCATGGTACCCAGAAGGAACCGCTTAAAAGATTCA CAATTTCGGAACGCCTTGTGTGAGGACCCGTCTCCATCTAAGAAACGTAAATTGGGACAGATGCCGAAGTTGGAGAGCATTATTCTGGAGTGCAGGAGCGTACGGATAGGAACTCTGCGCAGGATGGTCACCAAACCTGTCATC ttCACAGTAGAGTACATACAGCTTGAGACAGAAG GTCAGGAAATCGACGTGCTGGAGAAGGTGCGCCTCAGGTCATCGGAGCTGACAAGCTGCGAATGGTGCAGCGTTAGGAAGCTGCCTGTCCTCTTTTTCCAGACCAGTGACAGTGAGTGCCAGCGCCTACGCACCCAGCTCCAGATGTCCCAGGAGAGCGGCGGCCTGTGGTACGACTGCAGTGGCGAAA ACTTGGATGAGAAATACATAGTGTTGATTTTCGAGAATGGCCTTTCGATGCAAGAGCAGATGATTTTAGAAGACATCCTGGTTGAGATTGGCCGAAACAACAAGCTTACACGTTTTCCTGCTAGACTGACCTTCGACGAAGCCAACGTTAGACTGGTTCAGTATAACAAAGCAtcaaaagagaaggaaaag GCAAAAGCACAGAAAGCCAAATTGGTTTCATCCCCTACAACATCTGCCACGACTGTGACAACAGTCAATGTCTCAGTCACCACGGCAACGGCAACCGCAGCAACGGCAAGCACAGTAACAGCGACCCCAGCTGCATCGACAGAGACGACAGTCCAGACCCGATTTTCCACTCCGCTTCATGGGATCTacgatgaagatgatgatgaggatatGGCAGAGCTGCAACCTACTTTCACAGGCCCTATCATCAA GTTGATAGTGTATCCACCTCCTCCAGCTAAAGGTGGAATCTCTGTGACCAATGAAGACCTTCACTGTCTAAACGACGGAGAATTTCTGAATGACGTCATTatagacttttatttaaa ATATCTCTTTATGGAGAAGTTGAAGAAGGAGGATGCAGGCAGAAGTCACGTTTTCAGCTCCTTCTTCTACAAGAGACTCaaccagagagaaagaagaagtgCACCGGACACAACTAACCTACC AATACAGAAGAGGAAGCACAATCGGGTAAAAACATGGACGCGACATGTGGACCTTTTTCAGAAGGACTTCATCTTTGTTCCCATCAATGAGTC AGCACACTGGTATCTTGCAGTGATCTGCTTCCCAGGTCTAGAGGGACCGTGCATGGAGCCCAATCCTCAGTATCAGCCCCAGACGCAGTCCCAGGCCCAGGCTTCGTCCCCGTCTGAGTTAGGGAGCTCTGTCCTAAGCGAAGGAGGCACCGAGGAGCCCTCGCCTCACACCGAGCCCCTCTCCTTTAATCCAGAGGAGGGTAATACGGAAGCCGAGGGACAGGACGTGAGCCACTCGAGTATACCTTCCTGTCCACATCGACCCCAAGAGCACAGCTGCACTCACAGCCAAAGGGTCAACGGACAGGTTCAGTCACATTACACAG ATGGTTTGCAaagaatcagtgtgtgttatagcagtGAAGATCCTGGCACCTTCTCAGATGACCAAAGCTCCTCTCAT GATGAGTGCAGTGAGGATGGAGCGCTGGCGGAAGACACTGCAACGTCAGAGAGCATGGAGTGGGCATCCAGACCTACCATCTGCAAACA ACCTTGTATCCTCATCATGGACTCGTTGCGAGGCCCTGCCAGATCTACAGTGGTGAAGACATTGCGAGA ATATCTGGAGGTAGAGTGGGAAGTGAGGAAGGGCACTCAGAGGAGTTTTGGGAAGGACTTGATGAAGGGCTCGAGCCCGCGGGTGCCACAACAGGACAACTTTAGCGACTGTGGCGTCTACGTGCTGCAATACGTCGAGAGCTTCTTTGAG AACCCCGTGCCAAGCTTCCATCTCCCTATGAATTTATTGGACTGGTTCCCCCAGCAGCGGATGAAGACTAAACGTGAGGAGATCAAGGAGCTCATTCTGAAGATCCAGTCCAAACAACTGTTGGACCGGGAGAACTCTGGGCAGGACCTGGACGTCGGAGAGGTCTGCGAGGACTTGGACGTTGGAGACGCCTTAGAGTCAGCCGACCTCATCCCACCAATCAGTTCATGA
- the senp6a gene encoding sentrin-specific protease 6 isoform X5 — protein sequence MDQVGGRQELSPEGVKQAPPLRHFDPLEPMKTYERRPNHFKSLNRMGTGKPSEAPHAMAISPLPNRTNYLIMSPAPSQGVVVQGRLFQHTHLPSSVRKPVQSNLDLKERSDFTTQRAELDKIILTCPEISDSDTLNIKRCVQPKRRPMFESIGTAESLQPDEYFTVCGKCGQRSEDHTKCESCGNPLPAEVPLLPAVPSSPAPRVPVRSLPSPGSPSITQLSKSFYGATSGGRSTQAETAMNPPARITRGGLLLPHNGAKPTMGKRQPLAKQHELNDPIVLSSDEDDEADSSSTGSVNRLDSVSPRPADSAHSSPAPSSGRVEAAVKEVAEHEEQACEFFTDMDQRSMVPRRNRLKDSQFRNALCEDPSPSKKRKLGQMPKLESIILECRSVRIGTLRRMVTKPVIFTVEYIQLETEGQEIDVLEKVRLRSSELTSCEWCSVRKLPVLFFQTSDSECQRLRTQLQMSQESGGLWYDCSGENLDEKYIVLIFENGLSMQEQMILEDILVEIGRNNKLTRFPARLTFDEANVRLVQYNKASKEKEKAKAQKAKLVSSPTTSATTVTTVNVSVTTATATAATASTVTATPAASTETTVQTRFSTPLHGIYDEDDDEDMAELQPTFTGPIIKLIVYPPPPAKGGISVTNEDLHCLNDGEFLNDVIIDFYLKYLFMEKLKKEDAGRSHVFSSFFYKRLNQRERRSAPDTTNLPIQKRKHNRVKTWTRHVDLFQKDFIFVPINESAHWYLAVICFPGLEGPCMEPNPQYQPQTQSQAQASSPSELGSSVLSEGGTEEPSPHTEPLSFNPEEGNTEAEGQDVSHSSIPSCPHRPQEHSCTHSQRVNGQVQSHYTDGLQRISVCYSSEDPGTFSDDQSSSHDECSEDGALAEDTATSESMEWASRPTICKQPCILIMDSLRGPARSTVVKTLREYLEVEWEVRKGTQRSFGKDLMKGSSPRVPQQDNFSDCGVYVLQYVESFFENPVPSFHLPMNLLDWFPQQRMKTKREEIKELILKIQSKQLLDRENSGQDLDVGEVCEDLDVGDALESADLIPPISS from the exons ATGGATCAAGTGGGCGGGCGTCAGGAACTTTCCCCTGAAGGGGTGAAG cagGCGCCCCCTCTGAGGCACTTTGACCCCTTGGAGCCTATGAAGACGTACGAACGGCGGCCAAATCATTTCAAGTCCCTGAACAGAATGGGAACAGGCAAGCCCAG TGAAGCCCCGCACGCAATGGCCATTTCTCCACTACCCAACAGAAccaattatttaattatgagTCCAGCGCCATCTCAAGGAGTGGTAGTTCAAGGAAGGCTGTTTCAACACACTCATCTCCCCTCTTCTGTCAGAAAGCCAGTCCAAAG CAACCTTGACTTGAAAGAAAG ATCCGACTTCACCACCCAAAGAGCAGAGCTAGACAAAATCATTCTCACCTGCCCAGAGATTTCAG ACTCGGATACTCTGAACATAAAGAGATGCGTCCAGCCGAAGAGGCGGCCGATGTTTGAAAGCATCGGCACAGCAGAG TCACTGCAGCCAGACGAGTACTTCACTGTGTGCGGAAAGTGTGGCCAGCGAAGCGAAGACCACACGAAGTGTGAAAGCTGCGGGAACCCACTGCCTGCTGAAGTGCCCCTTCTGCCTGCTGTCCCGTCCTCACCTGCCCCTCGAGTGCCTGTACGCTCCCTTCCCTCTCCCGGCTCTCCCAGCATCACTCAGCTCAGCAAGAGCTTCTACGGCGCGACGTCTGGGGGGCGCTCTACCCAAGCTGAAACGGCTATGAACCCACCGGCACGCATTACCCGTGGGGGTCTGTTGCTCCCACACAATGGCGCCAAGCCGACCATGGGAAAGAGGCAGCCTCTGGCCAAGCAGCATGAACTCAATGACCCCA TTGTACTGTCCAGTGATGAAGATGACGAGGCTGACAGTTCTAGCACGGGCAGCGTCAACCGGTTGGACAGCGTCTCTCCGAGGCCTGCTGACTCCGCCCACTCCTCCCCAGCGCCTTCCAGTGGGAGAGTGGAAGCGGCCGTTAAAGAAGTCGCAGAACACGAAGAGCAGGCTTGTGAATTTTTCACTGACATGGACCAGAGGAGCATGGTACCCAGAAGGAACCGCTTAAAAGATTCA CAATTTCGGAACGCCTTGTGTGAGGACCCGTCTCCATCTAAGAAACGTAAATTGGGACAGATGCCGAAGTTGGAGAGCATTATTCTGGAGTGCAGGAGCGTACGGATAGGAACTCTGCGCAGGATGGTCACCAAACCTGTCATC ttCACAGTAGAGTACATACAGCTTGAGACAGAAG GTCAGGAAATCGACGTGCTGGAGAAGGTGCGCCTCAGGTCATCGGAGCTGACAAGCTGCGAATGGTGCAGCGTTAGGAAGCTGCCTGTCCTCTTTTTCCAGACCAGTGACAGTGAGTGCCAGCGCCTACGCACCCAGCTCCAGATGTCCCAGGAGAGCGGCGGCCTGTGGTACGACTGCAGTGGCGAAA ACTTGGATGAGAAATACATAGTGTTGATTTTCGAGAATGGCCTTTCGATGCAAGAGCAGATGATTTTAGAAGACATCCTGGTTGAGATTGGCCGAAACAACAAGCTTACACGTTTTCCTGCTAGACTGACCTTCGACGAAGCCAACGTTAGACTGGTTCAGTATAACAAAGCAtcaaaagagaaggaaaag GCAAAAGCACAGAAAGCCAAATTGGTTTCATCCCCTACAACATCTGCCACGACTGTGACAACAGTCAATGTCTCAGTCACCACGGCAACGGCAACCGCAGCAACGGCAAGCACAGTAACAGCGACCCCAGCTGCATCGACAGAGACGACAGTCCAGACCCGATTTTCCACTCCGCTTCATGGGATCTacgatgaagatgatgatgaggatatGGCAGAGCTGCAACCTACTTTCACAGGCCCTATCATCAA GTTGATAGTGTATCCACCTCCTCCAGCTAAAGGTGGAATCTCTGTGACCAATGAAGACCTTCACTGTCTAAACGACGGAGAATTTCTGAATGACGTCATTatagacttttatttaaa ATATCTCTTTATGGAGAAGTTGAAGAAGGAGGATGCAGGCAGAAGTCACGTTTTCAGCTCCTTCTTCTACAAGAGACTCaaccagagagaaagaagaagtgCACCGGACACAACTAACCTACC AATACAGAAGAGGAAGCACAATCGGGTAAAAACATGGACGCGACATGTGGACCTTTTTCAGAAGGACTTCATCTTTGTTCCCATCAATGAGTC AGCACACTGGTATCTTGCAGTGATCTGCTTCCCAGGTCTAGAGGGACCGTGCATGGAGCCCAATCCTCAGTATCAGCCCCAGACGCAGTCCCAGGCCCAGGCTTCGTCCCCGTCTGAGTTAGGGAGCTCTGTCCTAAGCGAAGGAGGCACCGAGGAGCCCTCGCCTCACACCGAGCCCCTCTCCTTTAATCCAGAGGAGGGTAATACGGAAGCCGAGGGACAGGACGTGAGCCACTCGAGTATACCTTCCTGTCCACATCGACCCCAAGAGCACAGCTGCACTCACAGCCAAAGGGTCAACGGACAGGTTCAGTCACATTACACAG ATGGTTTGCAaagaatcagtgtgtgttatagcagtGAAGATCCTGGCACCTTCTCAGATGACCAAAGCTCCTCTCAT GATGAGTGCAGTGAGGATGGAGCGCTGGCGGAAGACACTGCAACGTCAGAGAGCATGGAGTGGGCATCCAGACCTACCATCTGCAAACA ACCTTGTATCCTCATCATGGACTCGTTGCGAGGCCCTGCCAGATCTACAGTGGTGAAGACATTGCGAGA ATATCTGGAGGTAGAGTGGGAAGTGAGGAAGGGCACTCAGAGGAGTTTTGGGAAGGACTTGATGAAGGGCTCGAGCCCGCGGGTGCCACAACAGGACAACTTTAGCGACTGTGGCGTCTACGTGCTGCAATACGTCGAGAGCTTCTTTGAG AACCCCGTGCCAAGCTTCCATCTCCCTATGAATTTATTGGACTGGTTCCCCCAGCAGCGGATGAAGACTAAACGTGAGGAGATCAAGGAGCTCATTCTGAAGATCCAGTCCAAACAACTGTTGGACCGGGAGAACTCTGGGCAGGACCTGGACGTCGGAGAGGTCTGCGAGGACTTGGACGTTGGAGACGCCTTAGAGTCAGCCGACCTCATCCCACCAATCAGTTCATGA
- the senp6a gene encoding sentrin-specific protease 6 isoform X6: protein MDQVGGRQELSPEGVKAPPLRHFDPLEPMKTYERRPNHFKSLNRMGTGKPSEAPHAMAISPLPNRTNYLIMSPAPSQGVVVQGRLFQHTHLPSSVRKPVQSNLDLKERSDFTTQRAELDKIILTCPEISDSDTLNIKRCVQPKRRPMFESIGTAESLQPDEYFTVCGKCGQRSEDHTKCESCGNPLPAEVPLLPAVPSSPAPRVPVRSLPSPGSPSITQLSKSFYGATSGGRSTQAETAMNPPARITRGGLLLPHNGAKPTMGKRQPLAKQHELNDPIVLSSDEDDEADSSSTGSVNRLDSVSPRPADSAHSSPAPSSGRVEAAVKEVAEHEEQACEFFTDMDQRSMVPRRNRLKDSQFRNALCEDPSPSKKRKLGQMPKLESIILECRSVRIGTLRRMVTKPVIFTVEYIQLETEGQEIDVLEKVRLRSSELTSCEWCSVRKLPVLFFQTSDSECQRLRTQLQMSQESGGLWYDCSGENLDEKYIVLIFENGLSMQEQMILEDILVEIGRNNKLTRFPARLTFDEANVRLVQYNKASKEKEKAKAQKAKLVSSPTTSATTVTTVNVSVTTATATAATASTVTATPAASTETTVQTRFSTPLHGIYDEDDDEDMAELQPTFTGPIIKLIVYPPPPAKGGISVTNEDLHCLNDGEFLNDVIIDFYLKYLFMEKLKKEDAGRSHVFSSFFYKRLNQRERRSAPDTTNLPIQKRKHNRVKTWTRHVDLFQKDFIFVPINESAHWYLAVICFPGLEGPCMEPNPQYQPQTQSQAQASSPSELGSSVLSEGGTEEPSPHTEPLSFNPEEGNTEAEGQDVSHSSIPSCPHRPQEHSCTHSQRVNGQVQSHYTDGLQRISVCYSSEDPGTFSDDQSSSHDECSEDGALAEDTATSESMEWASRPTICKQPCILIMDSLRGPARSTVVKTLREYLEVEWEVRKGTQRSFGKDLMKGSSPRVPQQDNFSDCGVYVLQYVESFFENPVPSFHLPMNLLDWFPQQRMKTKREEIKELILKIQSKQLLDRENSGQDLDVGEVCEDLDVGDALESADLIPPISS, encoded by the exons ATGGATCAAGTGGGCGGGCGTCAGGAACTTTCCCCTGAAGGGGTGAAG GCGCCCCCTCTGAGGCACTTTGACCCCTTGGAGCCTATGAAGACGTACGAACGGCGGCCAAATCATTTCAAGTCCCTGAACAGAATGGGAACAGGCAAGCCCAG TGAAGCCCCGCACGCAATGGCCATTTCTCCACTACCCAACAGAAccaattatttaattatgagTCCAGCGCCATCTCAAGGAGTGGTAGTTCAAGGAAGGCTGTTTCAACACACTCATCTCCCCTCTTCTGTCAGAAAGCCAGTCCAAAG CAACCTTGACTTGAAAGAAAG ATCCGACTTCACCACCCAAAGAGCAGAGCTAGACAAAATCATTCTCACCTGCCCAGAGATTTCAG ACTCGGATACTCTGAACATAAAGAGATGCGTCCAGCCGAAGAGGCGGCCGATGTTTGAAAGCATCGGCACAGCAGAG TCACTGCAGCCAGACGAGTACTTCACTGTGTGCGGAAAGTGTGGCCAGCGAAGCGAAGACCACACGAAGTGTGAAAGCTGCGGGAACCCACTGCCTGCTGAAGTGCCCCTTCTGCCTGCTGTCCCGTCCTCACCTGCCCCTCGAGTGCCTGTACGCTCCCTTCCCTCTCCCGGCTCTCCCAGCATCACTCAGCTCAGCAAGAGCTTCTACGGCGCGACGTCTGGGGGGCGCTCTACCCAAGCTGAAACGGCTATGAACCCACCGGCACGCATTACCCGTGGGGGTCTGTTGCTCCCACACAATGGCGCCAAGCCGACCATGGGAAAGAGGCAGCCTCTGGCCAAGCAGCATGAACTCAATGACCCCA TTGTACTGTCCAGTGATGAAGATGACGAGGCTGACAGTTCTAGCACGGGCAGCGTCAACCGGTTGGACAGCGTCTCTCCGAGGCCTGCTGACTCCGCCCACTCCTCCCCAGCGCCTTCCAGTGGGAGAGTGGAAGCGGCCGTTAAAGAAGTCGCAGAACACGAAGAGCAGGCTTGTGAATTTTTCACTGACATGGACCAGAGGAGCATGGTACCCAGAAGGAACCGCTTAAAAGATTCA CAATTTCGGAACGCCTTGTGTGAGGACCCGTCTCCATCTAAGAAACGTAAATTGGGACAGATGCCGAAGTTGGAGAGCATTATTCTGGAGTGCAGGAGCGTACGGATAGGAACTCTGCGCAGGATGGTCACCAAACCTGTCATC ttCACAGTAGAGTACATACAGCTTGAGACAGAAG GTCAGGAAATCGACGTGCTGGAGAAGGTGCGCCTCAGGTCATCGGAGCTGACAAGCTGCGAATGGTGCAGCGTTAGGAAGCTGCCTGTCCTCTTTTTCCAGACCAGTGACAGTGAGTGCCAGCGCCTACGCACCCAGCTCCAGATGTCCCAGGAGAGCGGCGGCCTGTGGTACGACTGCAGTGGCGAAA ACTTGGATGAGAAATACATAGTGTTGATTTTCGAGAATGGCCTTTCGATGCAAGAGCAGATGATTTTAGAAGACATCCTGGTTGAGATTGGCCGAAACAACAAGCTTACACGTTTTCCTGCTAGACTGACCTTCGACGAAGCCAACGTTAGACTGGTTCAGTATAACAAAGCAtcaaaagagaaggaaaag GCAAAAGCACAGAAAGCCAAATTGGTTTCATCCCCTACAACATCTGCCACGACTGTGACAACAGTCAATGTCTCAGTCACCACGGCAACGGCAACCGCAGCAACGGCAAGCACAGTAACAGCGACCCCAGCTGCATCGACAGAGACGACAGTCCAGACCCGATTTTCCACTCCGCTTCATGGGATCTacgatgaagatgatgatgaggatatGGCAGAGCTGCAACCTACTTTCACAGGCCCTATCATCAA GTTGATAGTGTATCCACCTCCTCCAGCTAAAGGTGGAATCTCTGTGACCAATGAAGACCTTCACTGTCTAAACGACGGAGAATTTCTGAATGACGTCATTatagacttttatttaaa ATATCTCTTTATGGAGAAGTTGAAGAAGGAGGATGCAGGCAGAAGTCACGTTTTCAGCTCCTTCTTCTACAAGAGACTCaaccagagagaaagaagaagtgCACCGGACACAACTAACCTACC AATACAGAAGAGGAAGCACAATCGGGTAAAAACATGGACGCGACATGTGGACCTTTTTCAGAAGGACTTCATCTTTGTTCCCATCAATGAGTC AGCACACTGGTATCTTGCAGTGATCTGCTTCCCAGGTCTAGAGGGACCGTGCATGGAGCCCAATCCTCAGTATCAGCCCCAGACGCAGTCCCAGGCCCAGGCTTCGTCCCCGTCTGAGTTAGGGAGCTCTGTCCTAAGCGAAGGAGGCACCGAGGAGCCCTCGCCTCACACCGAGCCCCTCTCCTTTAATCCAGAGGAGGGTAATACGGAAGCCGAGGGACAGGACGTGAGCCACTCGAGTATACCTTCCTGTCCACATCGACCCCAAGAGCACAGCTGCACTCACAGCCAAAGGGTCAACGGACAGGTTCAGTCACATTACACAG ATGGTTTGCAaagaatcagtgtgtgttatagcagtGAAGATCCTGGCACCTTCTCAGATGACCAAAGCTCCTCTCAT GATGAGTGCAGTGAGGATGGAGCGCTGGCGGAAGACACTGCAACGTCAGAGAGCATGGAGTGGGCATCCAGACCTACCATCTGCAAACA ACCTTGTATCCTCATCATGGACTCGTTGCGAGGCCCTGCCAGATCTACAGTGGTGAAGACATTGCGAGA ATATCTGGAGGTAGAGTGGGAAGTGAGGAAGGGCACTCAGAGGAGTTTTGGGAAGGACTTGATGAAGGGCTCGAGCCCGCGGGTGCCACAACAGGACAACTTTAGCGACTGTGGCGTCTACGTGCTGCAATACGTCGAGAGCTTCTTTGAG AACCCCGTGCCAAGCTTCCATCTCCCTATGAATTTATTGGACTGGTTCCCCCAGCAGCGGATGAAGACTAAACGTGAGGAGATCAAGGAGCTCATTCTGAAGATCCAGTCCAAACAACTGTTGGACCGGGAGAACTCTGGGCAGGACCTGGACGTCGGAGAGGTCTGCGAGGACTTGGACGTTGGAGACGCCTTAGAGTCAGCCGACCTCATCCCACCAATCAGTTCATGA